GCGTCGGTAGCGGCGCATTCCGGCGATCCAGCGGTCGTAGTCGGCGCCCTTGCCCCGGTACATGTCCAGCACCCCGGGGTGAGGTAGCACGAGAAATGTGCCGTCGCGTACCCCGGCCAGGGTTGCGGCGGCAACATCGTCGGCCGAGAGCACTTCGCCAGCGGTCGTGATGGAAGCCGCGGCCACCCGGGCGGTGTCATCGGTCGAGTCGACGATCGCGTCCAGCAGCGGGGTGGCCACTCCCATCGGGCAGACCACGGTGACTCCGATGCCGTCATCGCCGTGGGTGATCGCCAGCCACTCGGCGAACCCGACCGCGGCGTGTTTGGTGACGGCGTAACCGGCGGCACCGATCTGGGTGAGCAGTCCGGCCGCCGAGGCGACCGACACGAAGTGGCCGCTGCCGCGGGCCGTCCACTCCGGGATCAGCGCATCAGCCGCTCGGACATGTGCACGAAGGTTGACGTCCAGGACCCGGTCCCAATCGGCGTCGCTGCCGAGCTCGGGCGCGCCGATGATGCCTGCGTTGGCCACGAAGATGTCGACCGGTCCGAATGTCGAGCGCGCGGCTTCCAGCAGTGTCGCGACTCCGTCGATCGTCGCGGCGTCGGCACCGACGCCGATCGCCTTGCCGCCGATCTCGGTGGCGGCCGCGGCGGCCGCCTGCGCGTCGATATCACCGGCGACCACTGAGGCGCCCGCGGCGGTGAACGCCGCGGCGAGTGCCTTCCCGATACCCGATCCCGCTCCGGTGATGACGACGACGCTGTCTTCGATCTGCATGAGTCGTGTCTACCAGTGCGCTTTCCGTCGGGTGTGCTGTCCCGGAGAGAACCCTTGCAGACGACACGGATTCGGCGTAGTGTCGAACACAAGTTCGAATGCGCCGCGGTTCCCGATTCTCGGATTTGGTGAGCCGCAGACCGCGACTTCGGTCGCCGCGAGGTTCGACGGTCCCTGT
The sequence above is drawn from the Mycolicibacterium neoaurum VKM Ac-1815D genome and encodes:
- a CDS encoding SDR family oxidoreductase, whose protein sequence is MQIEDSVVVITGAGSGIGKALAAAFTAAGASVVAGDIDAQAAAAAATEIGGKAIGVGADAATIDGVATLLEAARSTFGPVDIFVANAGIIGAPELGSDADWDRVLDVNLRAHVRAADALIPEWTARGSGHFVSVASAAGLLTQIGAAGYAVTKHAAVGFAEWLAITHGDDGIGVTVVCPMGVATPLLDAIVDSTDDTARVAAASITTAGEVLSADDVAAATLAGVRDGTFLVLPHPGVLDMYRGKGADYDRWIAGMRRYRRALHENAHTAG